A single region of the Amphiura filiformis chromosome 7, Afil_fr2py, whole genome shotgun sequence genome encodes:
- the LOC140157159 gene encoding CMP-N-acetylneuraminate-poly-alpha-2,8-sialyltransferase-like: MALKTRRRLFRRACVFTCCLLVLPAIIFVLKDFVPLADLQIDIEVPKRAQMPNADDGVNKSETNGRTFENITLQQVGFEWNSTITQSNDEHSGLFRKWNKMAFLTFRQRVTAVYNISKELLIYDPAVDAENMHFTNNPTKVNRTHGISPQSTCAVIGSSGILLDSGCGDEIDAHDFVMRTNLPDLRGFEKDVGQKQSITTINHAATLQLAKRFMSASKTNTSIKSREMAIQRLRDLDGSILWYPLATVASRRKFKEVVNKSQSLSIYFQVGYALESVLGLASKFWRTGKPSSSGLYLFTTAVPFCDKISLYGFYPFHIDRYNNSIKYHYYEDVEFNFTTNQHRMPKEYVRLSALHEQGVIRLVTDKCARVSPSLKQTNRNRVAV; the protein is encoded by the exons ATGGCTCTGAAGACCAGAAGACGACTTTTTAGACGTGCGTGTGTATTCACATGCTGTTTGCTTGTACTTCCAGCAATTATTTTT gttttAAAAGACTTTGTACCATTGGCTGATCTGCAAATAGATATCGAGGTCCCTAAACGTGCTCAGATGCCCAATGCAGATGATGGCGTTAACAAAAGTGAAACGAATGGAAG GACCTTTGAAAATATAACACTCCAGCAGGTtggttttgaatggaatagcacTATTACACAATCCAATGACGAACACAGTGGTCTTTTCAGGAAATGGAACAAGATGGCTTTCTTAACATTCAG GCAACGTGTGACAGCCGTGTACAATATAAGTAAGGAACTTCTCATTTATGATCCCGCGGTGGACGCTGAAAACATGCATTTCACCAATAACCCTACAAAAGTGAACAGAACTCACGGTATATCGCCACAATCTACGTGTGCCGTTATCGGCAGTAGTGGCATATTACTGGACAGTGGCTGTGGGGATGAGATTGATGCCCACGATTTTGTGATGCGAACAAATCTACCTGATCTGAGAGGATTTGAAAAAGATGTTGGGCAAAAGCAAAGTATAACAACAATCAACCATGCTGCAACGTTACAGTTGGCTAAAAGGTTCATGAGTGCATCCAAAACAAACACATCAATTAAAAGTAGAGAAATGGCGATACAAAGACTGAGAGATTTAGATGGGTCGATTTTGTGGTATCCTCTTGCGACTGTTGCCAGCAGACGGAAATTCAAAGAAGTCGTTAATAAGAGTCAATCTCTTTCCATATATTTCCAAGTGGGCTATGCGTTGGAATCTGTCTTGGGATTGGCCTCAAA GTTTTGGCGCACTGGGAAACCAAGCAGTTCTGGATTGTATCTTTTTACGACAGCGGTACCATTTTGCGACAAGATATCTCTCTATGGTTTTTATCCATTTCATATAGACCGTTATAATAATAGTATTAAATACCATTACTATGAAGATGTTGAATTCAATTTTACAACCAATCAGCATAGAATGCCCAAGGAATATGTTAGACTTAGTGCGCTTCATGAGCAGGGTGTTATAAGGCTGGTTACTGATAAGTGTGCACGTGTGAGTCCATCTTTAAAACAGACAAACAGGAACCGTGTAGCTGTTTAG